In Corvus moneduloides isolate bCorMon1 chromosome 3, bCorMon1.pri, whole genome shotgun sequence, one DNA window encodes the following:
- the PLN gene encoding cardiac phospholamban, producing the protein MEKVQHITRSALRRASTIEVNPQARQRLQELFVNFCLILICLLLICIIVMLI; encoded by the coding sequence ATGGAGAAGGTTCAACACATAACCCGCTCTGCTCTGAGGAGAGCCTCAACTATTGAGGTCAACCCACAAGCACGACAAAGGCTCCAAGAGCTCTTTGTGAATTTCTGCCTGATTTTAATTTGCCTCTTGCTGATCTGTATCATTGTGATGCTTATCTGA